The Blattabacterium sp. DPU genome includes a window with the following:
- the ileS gene encoding isoleucine--tRNA ligase: MSRIFKEYKKLNLSQITIEISQYWKKHKIFQNNSNFHNKKNIPSYILYEGPPSLNGNPGVHHILSRTIKDILCRYHMMKGKKVFRKAGWDAHGLPVELNVEKNIGITKNDIGKKISVKEYNNFCKNFVNASLNKWKLFTDKIGFFVDLDNSFITYNAKYIESIWWLIKKLYNKNLIYKGFTIQPYSPAAGTGLSYHELNMPGTYKKVEQLSPFLKFKAIKNTLPDKFKNISGDIYFISWTTSPWTLPSNTALAFGYDIDYVLVQTYNTYTFLKENIVFSEKLIHKILLPSQFYSVSNNILLDYDVKNIKKNKKIPYLIIKKFKGKEIIHSKYEQLLPWFKPYRNEENAFQIITGNFVNVNEGSGIVHISPTFGMDDFSASKKYNIPLMLVLNEENIPVPLVDFQGKFIKNFPHGFSEKYVKNEFYTNQKKVFSVDQEIILFLEKEKKIFRTEKHIHFYPHCWRTEKPILYYLLNSWFVKTTEIKDKMISLNKKIQWYPDFTGKKRFDSWLRNTKDWNLSRSRYWGTPIPIWRTEKGDEEIVVGSIKELFFEIQKSIKYGFMSYNIFEDFLLDDMSDDNYNKIDLHKHILDKIILVSSKGQPMKRESDLIDVWFDSGAMPYAQFHYPFENKEYIDKNLLFPADFISEGIDQIRGWFFTLHAISSLLFDSIAYKNVVSTGLVLDQNGRKMSKSKGNTINPFDLIDNYGPDAIRWYIIFNSEPWENLKFNINEIHTIINKFFGTLYNIYSFFVLYANIDGFSYKEKENFNEYIELDFWILSELNTLIQKTDNYYANYNPTKVSRLISSFVLDKLSNWYVRLCRRRFWKEKYTKNKISAYQILYKCLTVVAKLISPIAPFFSEKLYVDLNSVTKKDNFKSIHFTSFPNYDSNLINKKLENKMLLIQKIVAMVFSIRKKNKIKIRQPLQKLLILISDKKIRFQLKQSSDILFQEANVKEIEFPSSYKSLEYTKHIKPNYQFLGPKYGNETQKISEIIKKFNQNKIREIEKNKKYVFFMGEKKIVLSLEDVKITTEYIKGWSVLFDSKFTIALDLRITDLLWEEGFVRELIRHIQKLRKDRKYNVIEKIFVYISVKGDYLSQNKTQIILQRNKDFICKETLSVDIFLQEKKTEHEEEEEIYFEEKFILYMRILKVENIKK; this comes from the coding sequence ATGTCAAGAATATTCAAAGAATATAAAAAATTGAATCTTAGTCAGATAACCATAGAAATATCTCAGTACTGGAAAAAACATAAGATTTTTCAAAATAATTCTAATTTTCATAATAAAAAAAATATTCCTTCATATATTTTATATGAAGGGCCTCCATCTTTAAATGGAAATCCTGGGGTTCATCATATTTTAAGTAGAACCATAAAGGATATTTTATGTAGATATCATATGATGAAAGGTAAAAAAGTTTTTAGAAAAGCCGGTTGGGATGCTCATGGACTTCCAGTAGAGTTAAATGTAGAAAAAAATATAGGAATTACTAAAAATGATATAGGAAAAAAAATTAGTGTAAAAGAATATAATAATTTTTGTAAAAACTTTGTTAATGCATCATTAAATAAATGGAAATTATTTACAGATAAAATAGGTTTTTTCGTCGATTTAGATAATTCGTTTATTACCTATAATGCAAAATATATAGAAAGTATATGGTGGTTGATTAAAAAATTATATAATAAAAATCTTATTTATAAAGGCTTTACCATTCAACCTTATTCTCCTGCTGCAGGAACAGGATTAAGTTATCATGAATTGAATATGCCGGGAACTTATAAAAAAGTAGAACAATTATCTCCATTTTTAAAATTTAAAGCAATTAAAAATACTTTACCCGATAAATTTAAAAATATATCAGGGGATATATATTTTATATCATGGACTACTTCTCCTTGGACTCTTCCTTCTAATACAGCGTTAGCTTTCGGTTATGATATAGATTATGTTTTAGTACAAACTTATAATACATATACTTTTTTAAAAGAAAATATTGTTTTTTCTGAAAAATTAATTCATAAAATATTATTACCGAGTCAATTTTATTCTGTTTCAAATAATATTTTGTTAGATTATGATGTAAAAAATATAAAAAAAAACAAAAAAATACCTTATTTAATAATAAAAAAATTTAAAGGAAAAGAAATTATACACAGCAAATATGAGCAATTATTGCCTTGGTTTAAACCTTATCGTAACGAAGAAAACGCATTTCAAATTATAACAGGAAATTTTGTGAATGTTAATGAAGGATCAGGAATTGTTCATATTTCTCCTACATTTGGAATGGATGATTTTTCAGCATCTAAAAAATACAATATTCCTCTTATGTTAGTTTTAAATGAAGAAAATATACCCGTTCCTTTAGTTGATTTTCAAGGAAAATTTATAAAAAATTTTCCTCATGGATTTTCTGAAAAATATGTTAAAAATGAATTTTATACAAATCAAAAAAAAGTTTTTTCAGTAGATCAAGAAATAATTCTTTTTTTAGAAAAAGAAAAAAAAATATTTAGAACGGAAAAACATATTCACTTTTATCCGCATTGTTGGAGAACAGAAAAACCAATACTTTACTATCTATTAAATTCATGGTTTGTAAAAACTACAGAAATAAAAGATAAAATGATTAGTTTGAATAAAAAAATTCAATGGTATCCTGATTTTACAGGTAAAAAACGTTTTGATTCTTGGTTAAGAAATACAAAAGATTGGAATCTTTCACGTTCTAGATATTGGGGAACACCTATTCCTATTTGGAGAACGGAAAAAGGAGATGAAGAAATCGTGGTAGGATCAATTAAAGAGTTATTTTTTGAAATTCAAAAATCTATTAAATATGGTTTTATGTCATATAACATATTTGAAGATTTTCTATTAGATGATATGAGTGATGATAATTATAATAAAATAGATTTGCATAAACATATTTTAGATAAAATCATATTGGTTTCTTCTAAAGGACAACCTATGAAAAGAGAATCCGATTTAATTGATGTATGGTTTGATTCTGGAGCAATGCCATATGCTCAATTTCATTATCCATTTGAAAATAAAGAATATATAGATAAAAATTTATTATTTCCTGCTGATTTTATTTCGGAAGGAATAGATCAAATAAGAGGATGGTTTTTTACTTTACATGCTATTAGCAGTTTATTATTTGATTCTATAGCATATAAAAATGTAGTATCAACAGGATTGGTTTTGGATCAAAATGGTCGTAAAATGTCAAAAAGTAAAGGAAATACTATAAATCCTTTTGATTTAATAGATAATTATGGTCCTGATGCTATACGTTGGTATATTATATTCAATTCCGAACCTTGGGAAAACTTAAAATTTAATATAAATGAAATTCATACCATTATAAACAAATTTTTTGGAACATTGTACAATATCTATTCTTTTTTTGTTTTATATGCAAATATTGATGGTTTTTCTTACAAAGAAAAAGAAAACTTCAATGAGTACATTGAATTAGATTTTTGGATTCTTTCTGAATTAAATACTCTTATTCAAAAAACAGATAATTATTATGCTAACTACAATCCAACTAAAGTATCACGTTTGATTTCATCTTTTGTTTTAGATAAATTAAGTAATTGGTATGTTAGATTATGTAGAAGAAGATTTTGGAAAGAAAAATATACAAAAAACAAAATTTCTGCATATCAAATTCTTTATAAATGTTTAACTGTTGTTGCTAAATTAATTTCTCCTATTGCTCCATTTTTTTCTGAAAAATTATATGTGGATTTAAATTCTGTAACTAAAAAAGACAATTTTAAAAGCATTCATTTTACAAGTTTTCCTAATTATGATTCTAATTTAATTAATAAAAAATTAGAGAATAAAATGCTTTTGATTCAGAAAATAGTGGCAATGGTTTTTTCGATAAGAAAAAAAAATAAAATTAAAATTCGTCAACCTTTGCAGAAATTGCTTATTCTTATTTCTGATAAAAAAATACGTTTTCAATTAAAACAATCATCTGATATTTTATTTCAAGAAGCTAATGTCAAAGAAATAGAATTTCCGTCTTCTTATAAAAGTCTTGAATACACTAAACATATTAAACCTAATTATCAATTTTTGGGGCCTAAATATGGAAATGAAACTCAAAAAATTTCCGAAATTATAAAAAAATTTAATCAAAATAAAATTAGAGAAATAGAAAAAAATAAAAAATACGTTTTTTTTATGGGAGAAAAAAAAATAGTACTCTCTTTAGAAGATGTTAAAATTACTACTGAATATATTAAAGGTTGGTCTGTTTTATTTGATTCTAAATTTACAATAGCATTAGACTTACGAATTACAGATCTTCTTTGGGAAGAAGGTTTTGTTCGAGAATTAATTAGACATATACAAAAATTAAGAAAAGATCGTAAATATAATGTTATTGAAAAAATATTTGTATATATCAGTGTAAAAGGAGATTATTTATCTCAAAATAAAACACAAATTATTTTACAAAGAAATAAGGATTTTATTTGTAAAGAAACGCTTTCTGTAGATATTTTTTTACAAGAAAAAAAAACAGAACATGAAGAAGAAGAAGAGATCTATTTCGAAGAAAAATTCATATTATATATGCGGATTTTAAAAGTGGAAAATATAAAAAAATGA
- a CDS encoding TraR/DksA family transcriptional regulator — protein sequence MKGQGKQRYSMEERKEFRKLILEKLKKAKKDLSIFKKSFYNDQNNGTDDTYPTFKAFEEGSETLSKEQNAQIVEHLQKFIKSLNAALIRVDNKDYGICRITNKLIPKERLMAVPHTTLSIEGKRHLEKINK from the coding sequence ATGAAAGGACAAGGGAAACAAAGATATTCTATGGAAGAAAGAAAAGAATTTCGTAAACTTATACTTGAAAAATTGAAAAAAGCAAAAAAGGATTTATCAATTTTTAAAAAATCTTTTTATAATGATCAAAATAATGGAACAGACGATACTTATCCTACTTTTAAAGCTTTTGAAGAAGGATCAGAAACTTTAAGCAAAGAACAAAATGCTCAAATTGTGGAACATTTACAAAAATTTATAAAAAGTTTAAATGCGGCATTAATTAGAGTAGATAATAAAGATTATGGAATATGTCGTATTACTAACAAATTAATACCAAAAGAACGTCTTATGGCAGTCCCTCACACTACTTTAAGTATTGAAGGAAAAAGACATCTAGAAAAAATAAATAAATAA
- a CDS encoding lipoprotein signal peptidase, protein MKKFFVIIFSILLIDQVLKIYIKTHFKLGDGVFIFSFFRILFVENPGMAYGISFNEGYHGKIILSILRFFLVFFISIFLYRNIKKDSSKYFTIPISLILSGAIGNFLDSALYGLLFNTGTIYNQEYKKWIPYIGISKINYDFFEKNRGYASIMEGCVVDMFYFPIIDTYIPYWIPFFGGYNFQFFKPIFNLSDVMISIGMFLLIIFKSKIRNVKIL, encoded by the coding sequence TTGAAAAAATTTTTTGTAATTATTTTTTCTATTTTATTAATAGATCAAGTTTTAAAAATTTATATTAAAACTCATTTTAAATTAGGAGATGGTGTTTTTATATTTTCTTTTTTTCGTATTCTTTTTGTTGAAAATCCGGGAATGGCTTATGGTATTAGTTTTAATGAAGGATATCATGGAAAAATAATATTGAGCATATTACGATTTTTTTTAGTTTTTTTTATTTCTATTTTTCTTTATAGAAATATAAAAAAGGATTCTTCTAAATATTTTACTATTCCTATAAGTTTAATTTTATCTGGAGCTATAGGAAATTTTTTAGATAGTGCATTATATGGATTATTATTTAATACAGGAACAATTTATAATCAAGAATATAAAAAATGGATTCCTTATATTGGAATATCTAAAATAAATTATGATTTTTTTGAAAAAAATAGGGGATATGCTTCTATTATGGAAGGATGTGTTGTAGATATGTTTTATTTTCCTATAATAGATACCTATATTCCTTACTGGATTCCATTTTTTGGAGGTTATAATTTTCAATTTTTTAAACCTATTTTTAATTTATCAGATGTTATGATATCTATTGGGATGTTTTTATTGATCATATTTAAATCTAAAATTAGAAATGTAAAAATATTATAA
- the tuf gene encoding elongation factor Tu: MAKEKFKRDKPHVNIGTTGHVDHGKTTLTAAITKVLSEIGLAEEKSFDAIDNAPEEKARGITINTSHVEYETENRHYAHVDCPGHADYVKNMITGAAQMDGAILVVAATDGPMPQTREHILLSRQVGVPKIIVFMNKVDQVDDPELLELVEMEIRELLSKYEYDGENIPIIQGSALGALNGEKKWIEKIKDLMKVLDDYIPEPIREMDKPFLMPVEDVFTITGRGTVATGRIESGIINTGDLVDIIGMGENKLSSTVTGVEMFRKILDRGQAGDNVGLLLRGIEKKDIKRGMVVGTPGSINPHKKFKAEVYILTKEEGGRHTPFHNKYRPQFYLRTTDVTGEIHLPNGVEMVMPGDNVSMEVELHHPIALSENLRFAIREGGKTVGAGQVIHIMD, translated from the coding sequence ATGGCAAAAGAAAAATTTAAACGAGACAAACCACACGTAAATATAGGTACCACAGGTCATGTAGACCATGGTAAAACAACTTTGACTGCTGCAATTACAAAAGTTTTATCAGAGATTGGTTTAGCAGAAGAAAAAAGTTTTGATGCAATAGATAATGCTCCTGAAGAAAAGGCTAGAGGAATTACTATTAATACATCTCATGTAGAATATGAAACAGAAAATAGACATTATGCACATGTTGATTGTCCGGGACATGCAGATTATGTAAAAAATATGATTACAGGAGCAGCTCAAATGGATGGGGCAATTCTAGTTGTAGCAGCTACAGACGGACCTATGCCCCAAACCAGAGAACATATATTATTATCTCGTCAAGTAGGTGTTCCAAAAATTATTGTATTTATGAATAAAGTAGATCAAGTAGATGATCCAGAATTACTAGAATTAGTAGAAATGGAAATTCGAGAATTACTTTCTAAATATGAGTATGATGGAGAAAATATTCCTATAATACAAGGGTCTGCTTTAGGAGCTTTAAATGGAGAAAAAAAATGGATAGAAAAAATAAAAGATTTAATGAAAGTATTAGATGATTATATTCCTGAACCTATTCGTGAAATGGATAAACCATTTTTGATGCCTGTAGAAGATGTTTTTACTATAACAGGAAGAGGAACAGTAGCAACAGGTCGTATTGAAAGTGGAATTATTAATACAGGAGATTTAGTTGATATAATTGGAATGGGAGAAAATAAATTATCGTCCACAGTAACAGGAGTTGAGATGTTTAGAAAAATATTAGACAGAGGTCAAGCAGGAGATAATGTGGGGTTATTATTACGCGGAATAGAAAAAAAAGATATAAAAAGAGGAATGGTAGTTGGAACTCCGGGATCTATAAACCCTCACAAAAAATTTAAAGCAGAAGTTTATATTCTTACAAAAGAAGAAGGTGGAAGACATACTCCTTTTCATAATAAGTATCGTCCTCAATTTTATTTAAGAACGACAGATGTAACAGGAGAAATTCATCTTCCAAATGGCGTAGAAATGGTTATGCCTGGAGATAACGTTTCTATGGAGGTAGAATTGCATCATCCCATAGCCTTAAGTGAAAATTTACGTTTTGCTATTCGTGAAGGCGGAAAAACGGTAGGAGCGGGACAAGTTATTCATATAATGGATTAA
- the secE gene encoding preprotein translocase subunit SecE, with product MKKNNFFLEIYNEFFHCITWPKWENLQKTTMIVSFFSIFLSIFLYGVDGFFIFLIKKLFSL from the coding sequence ATGAAAAAAAATAATTTTTTTTTAGAAATTTATAATGAATTTTTTCATTGTATTACATGGCCTAAATGGGAAAATTTACAAAAAACAACAATGATTGTATCTTTTTTTTCCATATTTCTATCCATATTTTTATATGGAGTAGATGGTTTTTTTATTTTTTTGATTAAAAAATTATTTTCTTTATAA
- the nusG gene encoding transcription termination/antitermination protein NusG — MSDLERKWYVIKTMSGQENKVKSYIENEVRDNGFQEHIGKVLVPIEKVIQMRKGKKIHREKVHYPGYVMVEANLEGEAAHAIKNVPGVINFLSEGKGSSAVPIPMRNEEVNKMLGKIDQLSESYENIRIPFVVGETIKVIDGPFTGFNGTIEKINEEKKKLELAVLIFGRKTPLELNFTQIEKI; from the coding sequence ATGAGTGATTTGGAAAGGAAATGGTATGTAATAAAAACCATGAGTGGACAAGAAAACAAGGTGAAATCATATATTGAAAATGAAGTTAGAGATAATGGATTTCAGGAACATATAGGAAAAGTGTTAGTCCCTATTGAAAAAGTTATACAAATGAGAAAAGGAAAAAAAATTCATAGAGAGAAAGTTCATTATCCTGGATATGTTATGGTAGAAGCAAATTTAGAAGGAGAAGCGGCTCATGCAATAAAAAATGTTCCGGGTGTTATAAATTTTTTAAGTGAAGGGAAAGGTTCTTCAGCAGTTCCTATTCCTATGAGGAATGAAGAAGTTAATAAAATGTTAGGAAAAATAGATCAATTATCTGAAAGTTATGAAAATATTCGTATTCCTTTTGTAGTAGGAGAAACTATTAAAGTGATAGATGGGCCTTTTACAGGTTTTAATGGAACAATTGAAAAAATAAATGAAGAAAAAAAAAAATTAGAATTAGCTGTTTTAATTTTTGGAAGAAAAACTCCATTAGAATTGAACTTTACACAAATAGAAAAAATTTAA
- the rplK gene encoding 50S ribosomal protein L11, translated as MKKKVMKRIRIQKINGGKASPAPPIGPILGSSGVNIMEFCKQYNSLTQNKMGEICPVIITVYEDKSFSFVIKKPPVSIQLLAVVKKEKGSKESNRFKIGKISLNKIKIIAKNKMEDFNCFSIESAISMISGTARSMGIEIDS; from the coding sequence ATGAAAAAAAAAGTAATGAAAAGAATTAGAATACAGAAAATCAATGGAGGAAAAGCAAGTCCAGCCCCTCCTATTGGTCCTATTTTGGGAAGTTCTGGAGTTAATATTATGGAATTTTGTAAACAATATAATTCTCTTACTCAAAATAAAATGGGAGAAATATGTCCAGTTATAATAACTGTATATGAAGACAAATCATTTTCTTTTGTTATTAAAAAACCTCCAGTTTCTATTCAGTTATTAGCTGTAGTAAAAAAAGAAAAAGGATCTAAAGAATCTAATCGTTTTAAAATAGGAAAAATTAGTTTAAACAAAATTAAAATAATTGCAAAGAATAAAATGGAAGATTTTAATTGTTTTTCGATTGAATCCGCTATATCTATGATTTCCGGTACAGCTAGATCTATGGGAATAGAAATTGATAGTTAG
- the rplA gene encoding 50S ribosomal protein L1, whose translation MSKRLTKNKKKILEKVSSRKYSLKEAIFLVQEIDFVKFDASVDISVHLNVDVRIPNQMVRGTVLLPHGTGKNISILALVPKEKELESKKAGADYVGLNYIEKIKHGWTHVDVIVATPSVMNQLGPIGKILGPKGLMPNPKMETVSANPEKSIKEIKSGKISFKADRYGIIHASVGKISFSYQYLLENIEEFMKVIIRHKPSTSKGFYIKSIYLSSTMSIGIPLDLRNIVNK comes from the coding sequence ATGTCAAAAAGATTAACCAAAAATAAAAAGAAAATTCTAGAAAAAGTTTCTAGTAGAAAGTATTCTCTAAAAGAAGCAATATTTCTTGTTCAAGAAATTGATTTTGTAAAATTTGATGCATCTGTTGATATTTCTGTACATCTTAATGTAGATGTTCGTATTCCTAATCAAATGGTAAGAGGGACAGTTTTATTACCTCATGGTACGGGTAAAAATATTAGTATTTTAGCTTTGGTTCCTAAAGAAAAAGAGTTAGAATCAAAAAAAGCAGGAGCAGATTATGTTGGATTAAATTATATTGAAAAAATTAAACATGGATGGACTCATGTTGATGTTATTGTTGCTACTCCTTCTGTTATGAATCAATTGGGTCCTATAGGAAAAATTCTGGGTCCTAAAGGATTAATGCCCAATCCAAAAATGGAGACCGTTTCTGCCAATCCAGAAAAATCTATTAAAGAAATTAAATCTGGAAAGATTTCTTTTAAGGCAGATCGTTATGGAATTATTCATGCTTCGGTAGGAAAAATTTCGTTTTCATATCAATATTTATTGGAAAATATCGAAGAATTTATGAAAGTAATTATTCGGCATAAACCTTCTACATCTAAAGGTTTTTATATAAAAAGTATTTATTTATCTAGCACTATGAGTATTGGTATTCCATTGGATTTAAGAAATATTGTGAATAAATGA
- the rplJ gene encoding 50S ribosomal protein L10 translates to MNKKNKKKEVLKLVSILENNEMIYLVDISNLDSHKISILRKNFHEHGIKMKMAKNTLLKKAIHEIYNKKFDSFFSILNGNTTILFSNFNIANITSKIIKDFHIKEKIEKPYLKGVYAQESFYFGGNKDLDLLLHLKSKEDMIIEILNILQLSVKNIVSSFLNSTKYQICGLLEVLSSKKK, encoded by the coding sequence ATGAATAAAAAAAATAAAAAAAAAGAAGTATTAAAATTAGTTTCTATATTAGAAAATAATGAAATGATATATTTAGTTGATATATCCAATTTAGATTCTCATAAAATATCTATTCTTAGAAAAAATTTCCATGAACATGGTATTAAAATGAAAATGGCAAAAAATACTTTATTGAAAAAAGCTATACATGAAATTTATAATAAAAAATTTGATTCTTTTTTTTCTATTTTAAATGGAAATACAACTATATTATTTTCAAATTTCAACATTGCAAATATAACTTCAAAAATTATCAAGGATTTTCATATTAAGGAAAAAATTGAAAAACCTTATTTAAAAGGAGTTTATGCTCAAGAATCTTTTTATTTTGGAGGAAACAAAGATTTGGATTTATTGTTACATCTTAAATCAAAAGAAGATATGATCATTGAAATTTTAAATATACTTCAATTATCAGTAAAGAATATAGTTTCATCTTTTTTAAATTCAACAAAATATCAGATATGTGGACTTTTAGAAGTTTTATCTTCTAAAAAAAAGTGA
- the rplL gene encoding 50S ribosomal protein L7/L12, which translates to MIEKLAEQLVNLTVKQVNELATILKKKYGIEPSTSVQIKNTSSQDQKEKISEKEEKSIFNIILKSSGNSKLSVVKLVKEITGKGLKESKDLVDNIPSVLKESVNKKEAEDFKNKFEEIGAEVELK; encoded by the coding sequence ATGATAGAAAAGTTAGCAGAACAATTAGTAAATCTAACCGTAAAACAAGTTAATGAATTAGCTACTATATTAAAAAAAAAATATGGAATAGAACCATCTACTTCAGTTCAAATAAAAAATACTTCATCTCAAGATCAAAAAGAGAAAATTTCTGAAAAAGAGGAAAAAAGTATTTTTAACATAATTTTAAAATCATCTGGAAATTCTAAATTATCTGTAGTGAAATTAGTAAAAGAAATAACTGGAAAAGGTCTTAAAGAATCTAAAGATTTAGTAGATAACATTCCCAGTGTTCTTAAAGAATCTGTAAATAAAAAAGAAGCAGAAGATTTTAAAAATAAATTTGAAGAAATAGGTGCTGAAGTGGAACTCAAATAA